In Porites lutea chromosome 1, jaPorLute2.1, whole genome shotgun sequence, a single genomic region encodes these proteins:
- the LOC140953335 gene encoding uncharacterized protein — translation MLPSVCAGKNMLPYCTFANPVAGCCAEKGFVVFKVFEKMSAGKKQRSSRFTQGMTDALVEAYGKHQYILQSKFSNLVTNEKKKEAWIKVADAVNAVNPAERKTVEQVKKKWEDVTGSVKKKERHARQQELKKLNTTGNGFLADEDKSDSAGPSVDILSKSEQEVARILGPEIFTGIPGGQDTMKLTLPKPVSDVEWETYSVMSDSLLEDNYCGALQEVSPNQEVTLHQNSMYKRDSIPSTSTANVKSNDTDDYHKAKKSKMLAETLQDDDYHKAKKRKTLSEAQLDYFETVTAYYKLKMKKVELEISMLKDKKDKGRISSSVEE, via the exons ATGCTACCCTCAGTTTGCGCGGGAAAAAATATGTTGCCGTACTGTACGTTCGCCAATCCAGTGGCCGGTTGTTGTGCAGAAAAAGGTTTTGTGGTGTTTAAAG tttttgaaaagatgtctgccggaaaaaaacaaagaagttcgCGATTTACACAAGGCATGACAGATGCCCTGGTAGAAGCTTATGGAAAGCATCAA TACATTCTGCAGAGCAAATTTTCCAATCTTGTGACAAATGAGAAGAAGAAAGAGGCATGGATAAAGGTGGCAGATGCTGTTAATGCAGTAAACCCTGCAGAACGGAAAACAGTAGAACAG gttaaaaaaaaatgggaagatGTAACAGGAAGtgtcaagaaaaaagaaagacatgCCAGACAGCAAGAactcaaaaaattaaatacaacaGGAAATGGATTCTTAGCAGATGAG GACAAATCAGACAGTGCAGGGCCCAGCGTGGACATTCTAAGCAAGTCGGAGCAGGAGGTTGCCAGAATACTCGGCCCTGAAATCTTTACTGGCATTCCTGGGGGTCAAGATACTATGAAATTGA CTTTACCAAAACCTGTGTCAGATGTGGAGTGGGAAACGTACTCGGTGATGAGTGACAGCCTCCTTGAAGACAATTATTGTGGTGCATTGCAg GAAGTCAGCCCAAATCAGGAAGTTACTTTACATCAAAATTCCATGTACAAAAGGGATTCCATTCCAAGTACAAGTACAGCCAATGTCAAATCTAATGACACT GATGATTATCACAAAGCCAAGAAAAGCAAGATGCTTGCAGAAACATTACAGGAT GATGATTATCACAAAGCCAAGAAGAGAAAGACTCTTTCTGAAGCTCAACTGGAT TACTTTGAAACAGTTACAGCTTATTACaagctgaaaatgaagaagGTGGAGCTAGAAATATCAATGTTAAAAGACAAGAAAGATAAG GGTCGAATCAGCTCTTCCGTGGAAGAGTAG